ttattttgtttttcggaataaaaaaagaacagaaatccgtttagtaacgTCGTTGATTTTtattcctcggaatagaaaagtggctggggaatagatttagaacataaataagaagtaaaataaaaataaaaaatgctttttgttcacgggaacaatttctataaataagttattttttctttttttcttccttgctACCCCTTCCCTTAGCTATTGCCCTTATTGTCCAGCCACCGCCGTTGGCCAGCCACTATTGTCGACCAGTCGACTGCCGTCGTCGACCACCACCGCCTACCTCCTGTCACCGCCCACTGCCTGCCGCTTGTCAGCCGACCGCCTCTTGTCGCCCGCCCACCGATTGACCGTCGGCTggccaaacgcgttcttttattgataaaaatttaaaaggaatTATACATTGTGAATCATATCAAATAcacttttattctttttcatttcaagaatataaatttttatatagttaccaaacgcgttcttttattGAGATTGTTCtcaggaataaaaatagaaaaaaattatttttgaaaaaaaaaaaatattcgaaACAGAAGCGTTACTAAACAGATCCTTAGTATTATCGCCTTATTCGGACGAGGATCGTGGGACCCTTACTAGTTGTTGTTAGATAAACTCGgcccctccctccctctactgtttttcttttctttagttaTTTTTGCTCGCCATTCATTGATACAGCGCTGACTTAAGGTCACATCGACGTTACATGTTGGTTCTGTGTTGGATCTTCAATTCCATAGTGCTAGGGACGGCGACCTATGCAAGGACATGATCTtgcgaaaggaaagaaatataaaaCTTGATCGCACATAAGTAAAGACCCACGGTCAAATCGCACTAACACTGAAATTTAGAAAACTAAGAATTATAATTAACCATTATTATAATTTCATCCACTATGGTTAATTAAATTTCCCCCCTTGCCATCGTGTTTTCTGTTATTTAAGACAACAATGATATGTACATAATTAATTACTTAAGATACATGACATGTtcggtaatatttctatttttgagaatttctttttagaaacatttttttctatttctgttttcgagaacaatttctaagtattttaaggtatttggtaattatataaaatttctattttcggaatagaaatacattCAATACGATgaccaaatatttttgtgatttagaatttcttttgatttattaataattttattacattttttcttttcttttttctttttcttctcctctctcttagTCTGCCGTtgaccttggccatggccggtcGGTGACCGGCTAGACGAGGATTGATGAGGTCACTAGCCTTGGGGAAGCCTCACCTTGGTTGCGCAAGGCAGCCTCGCCCTACCACGATGAGGCTCGGGGGGCCTTCGCCTAGCCACGATGAGGCTCTCTTGAGCCTCATCAGTGGCTAGCAAGCTTGGGACGACCTTGTCTGGCTGGCCGTGTTGAGGCGGGTGATCGGTTGGGGgaagaagagatgaagagaaagaaagaaaaaaaagaaaggaaaaactcgcttcttgttttttgaattgttctcaagaacaagaaataattttgtttttgtcttttgtttttattctaaatctattttcgaaaaacaaaagaacataaacatgtGTTTCGGGGAGTGTTACCAAACACTCCTTGAATCTCTAACACACAACAACCGAGGGCAGACTAGGGCAGTGATTCGCCGGGCAACTATTACCCATGCCGACATCTCAAAATTTTTCTAGAGagtatttaataatatttgagCTTTGAAATATTCTTCAGTGAAGCCTATACTGAATTTTAACAACAAGGATTGATTAGTCAAAACTTGGTATTCCTTCTTATTTTGCTCTCACAAAATAACATAATaagtatattaaaaattgtatgAAAACTAGTTTTTTGTGCCACAAAAACATTTCATTGTAAACTGATTTTCTAAGTTATTGTACTCAGATATCTAAATAATATACCTTATTTTCCGTATCTAATTGGTGATATAATTTGTCGCACCGAGCAAACGTTCTACATCCATCCTTACATGTGAATGTCAATGCTTGTGTaaaaggaaattttcaaatggatCCGCCGGATATGAGAAACATATAAGAGTATGCTCGGTGTAGTTGAACGGAAAGGATTGagagaataaaattgaaaagaaatggaaCGAAATGACAGAGAATGATGGTTTTAAGTAAGAACGGAATGGAATGGGGATTCTCTCATTGGTTGTAggattggaaaaaaatatttgagaatgGAATGGACATTTCGACAAATTTAGTTTCGGATTCACTAAAACAACCGTAAGATTTTATCAAAACACCGAATAAGAATTTGCCAAACATAGTTCTAAAAGCACGGCAAGTTAATTAAAAGATTAGAAAACACAATTTATTTAACCGAATTATCAAAATATACCATTtaatatactttttaaaaaagactATCGTTAAAGCACAATAAAGAGATAATCAAATACTACCGACGATTATAAAAGCAAGCGCAAAATCATTAGCAAGCACACCCTTAAGAAGAAAGGGCAAAGGACCGTTGTATTAACATGAATACGGTCGAGATAACTGTCGGAAATATAGAAGACCAAACGCACGATAATCAAACTTCAGCAATTGTATCTTTAGGACCGAAATCATGAGGCTGATTCAACCCATTAGCAAGAACTTATAAAagatgtctctctctctctctctctctctctctctctctctctctctctctccgcgtTTCAGAGATTTTTTCTACATAAATCCCTGCGCAGTGCAGAGGCGAAGCACTCACTTGGCCGCTTTACAAGTGCAGGCATAGTAGAAGCAGCCGCGAACGCTCGGCAAGAAGCTGCTCTTCTTACGCTTGTGGCCCTCCTTCGGCTCGGCCACGATCATCACCTGCTCGTTGTCCTCCGGCCCCTTATCCTCGGCAGCTTCCTTGGCCAgttccgcctccgcctctgcctccGCCTCTGCCTCTGCCTCAGCCTCGGCCTCGGCCTTGGAGGCCAGTTTGTCAAGGACACCCAAGAGGAAGCCCGTCACTTCTGTGAACTCTGGGCGGAGCCTCGGGTCCTGCGCCCAGCAGGACTCCAGGAGAGGGACGATTTCCTGGGGAATGGACTCCAAACTGGGCCTGATGTTCTGAAACCAAAGTCGTCGACAATTTTAGTAGCGACAGGCTCGCGTTTAAGGAAATTTACTATCGCGGGCTCGAAGAATTTCTAGCATGAATCGGGGGCGGGCAGTTCTTCAAGCGCCCATTGAAAAGCAGGATTACATACCCGGCATGCGTCATAGGCCGCAAGTATGGTGGTCCTCCCGTGGAACGGGGTCTCGTTGGTGAGCAGCTCCCACAGGATCAGGGAGAAGCTGAAGACATCCGCCTTGTGATCGTAGTGCCTCCTCGTTCCCCTCGGGCACGGTTCGATGCTGTACAGCTGAACTCCATACAGACCCAGAAGACAAAAGGAgaacagaaagaaaagaagactgaATCAGATGACATTGTTCTAACCAAAAGAACTGGCATGAATCAATAAGTTGGTTCTGGAAATGATTTGAAGTGTACCTCAGGGGCCATCCACCTGTAGGTGCCCATTTCACCGGTCATTTCAGCGGTTACTTCTTCTCTTGCCAGCCCGAAATCTGCCAGTTTGAGATGCTTCTTGTCCTCCGTCAGGAGCAGATTGCCTAGGCAGCATCAGTTTTTGGCAAGGGCATACGATATAAATCCTTAGAATCCATCTATATCTACCGAATATAATCCGTTCGAGGCAAAACCCTAACGACAGTAGATATAAATCGCCACGTGTATTGAAAACCCTAAGCCGTGTTGGCCACATCCCGGTTCGGTCCTAGAGAGATTTGCGAGGGTCTCGCGGGAAGTTTCGAAACGTGAACTTAGAAAGAACAACAGATATTAAGTAGCAGAAAAGGAATGAAACATACTCGGCTTGAGGTCACGGTGGATGATGTTGTTGGCGTGCAGGTACTCCATGGCTCCGGCGATGTCCAGCGCGAAGCCAATCGAGAGCTTCAGATCCAGAACCTGGGGTCGAATGCTGCTCAGATGCTTTTGGAGATTGCCATCTCTCATCAGCTCAGTCACAATCATCATCAATGGTTGCACGCTAGCTCCCACGAACTTGTTTTTCAATAAACAAAgacaaatcaaagaaaaggaagttcCATCACTACCATTCTTAACATTATGATTTAATTAGAAACTCACAAGAATGGAGATTACATTGAAACTCGAAGTTATACGGAGCAGAGAATTCATGACAGACAACTGATTTGGCCATCGTTACAAACTCGCCTACACTAACACTAAGACCAAAGTCTTATCCATTTATAGATGGAGCTTCAATAGCAGCTAGATTTAGACTACATTCATGCAAACATTTCATATCAAAGTTAGCACGATTATTAATATCAGCCAAGGTATTAATCCCACAACCTTAACCATCAATTAAGGATTGGTTGTACCGAAGATATTTAGGTGCATAAGTTTCGAGCCTACGGCTTGCCATTCGAAGAATGATGATAAAATGCACATCATTTTCTATCTAACTATGGCTAATGACGATAGGCATTGTGTATCTATAGTGTTGAATATTCTTCGaaaaatcaacatgaaattttcCATCAAATTAAACTAAACCCAATTTACTACAGCattacaggaaaaaaaaaacctaatcctAGGAACTTTTACTTATTTCACCATGCTTTTACATAACCATTAGCATTGCTGTTTCCAGATGTGTGCAAGCTAGGTTCATATCATTCTAGTAAGCCAACCTGGAGagacaataaaaaagaagaagaagaagaaaatatcgGGATATAATTCGAGGTATAACTTTCAGGTTAAAAAGACGTTCTATTTCATACAGATATGAAAGACAAGTTATGTTTTATGGTAGCCTAAGTTTCCATATAATAATACACCGAGTTCGTCATGACTTTTGCTCAAACACCAAGTTCTATAGTTTTCCATATAATAATACACCGAGTTCTAtagttttccttaaaaaatcCCGAAATGATTAAAGAGGCATAATTtcttgggaaaattccaaataaggacccaaagttgaccaattttctcaaataaggacccgaaatgAACTTTGTATTAGATTTAGTCCTAAAGTGGacccattgtctcaaataaggacctgaagtggttgaatcaattctAAATAAGAACCTTAGCTTGTTGGTCAACCAAATATTTGCTGGCTATTAAGCATGTGACGTTTCCGACCACCGGAGTTTGggtaattttgtccaaaaaaaagagaggaaaattaacaaatcctaaaacagaaacaaaaaaaaaaaaaaccataggtTTTCTACGGTCTCCCCGTTCCATGTACCCATCCTTTTTTAAGTCAAAGACCGAAGTTCTCCCCATTCCTTATACCCATCATTCGCAAAGTcaaagacccaaattctccgttggttgaggcacgaattcaaaaataagaagaaaactagatgcttctttttttgtttgcgGAGACCTAAATTCTCCGCTGGTTGAGCAAGGTGAGAAGCAACGAGAATCGAGTCATAACGATCATTGGGCagtgatttggttgaggagcagcaagggagaagaaagaagaaaacataaacatctaaattaataacctaaacttaattaatttagaattttcccttttttttccaatcacaaatttctgacaaaattgctCCTATTTTAATCGCCGGAAAATGTCTGTCGGTGAACTAAGGTCCttaatagagattaacttgatcacttaAGTTCTTATTtaacacaaaattcactttgagttcttatttgaaacaatgggtTCACTTCGGATTCTTATATGACATAAAGTTCACtttgagtcattatttgagaaaatagattcatttttggtccttatttaaaattttcctaatttctttatGATGAGAAGGGTggggaaaaatacaaattttccttttaaaaaaaaggtttcaAACACAATGTGCTATCTTAATTATTGTCAAgcacactaatttttttttttaaattacaatttaccataagaaaaaaaaagcttcagaCACACTGTGCTATCTAAAATAACGTCAAACGCCATAAAATTAAGAATATACCTTCACAATGTTTTGGTGGGTGGCCCTGGAGAGAAGCATGACCTCCCTTTTGAATCTCTCCTTGTAATCCTGATAAGTCATGGATTCTCCATACGGCCGAATGATTTTCACTGCGACCGACTTGGAATCGTACCTGAAATGTGGTATTCGAAACATTAGACTTTTATTGATTATTTAATATagacattttattaaaaatttatccctaaaaaaattatgataaaaaaaaataacagatGGCTCAATGAATCTTTTTACATCATATGTTGTGCTGTCTTGTTTTGGGTTAAAATAACTCACACCAATCATTGGCCAATCCAATCTAATTCTCGTTATCCGAACACTTGGATCAACCGTTACGGAATGTTTTTTTAGGCGATATCTATGACGGTATTATAACCACGTGGTACTTGGCAGATATGCATGAGATTCACGAATGACTAATCAATAGACCGTTAATGTAGTTAAATCTTTCCGTATATAAAAGCTCATTACTTGATCCGTCAGTTCGATTATCCTGATCTAGGTGGACATGGTCCGTATTTTAACTATAGTTGCTCATCCATGTGTGGTTTTCCCGCGCCGATCCAATCAACTGATTGCGCATACCCGataggaaaaaaacaaagatttaACACTAGAATGCCTATCACAGgtctaaaaaaaacaaatttcaagcaagatggtttcctttttttttttttagccagaTAGGGTTGATGAATTCTCAAAAGAGAGTGCgaaaaatcaagagaaagcaaaacaaaatttatccaaacgatgccaaaaaatgaaatttttataaacaaattttaattttagagggagcaagaggaagaggaacctATACTCCTTCATAGACAAAGCCcgacagggaaaaaaaaaaagatttaacaCTAGAATGCCTGTCACAGgtctaaaaaaaaacaagcttcAAGCAAGATggtttcccttttctttttctagccAGATAGGGTTAAAAGAGAGTGCGAAAAATCAAGAGcaagcaaaacaaaatttatCCAAACGATGccataaaatgaaatttttataaaaagattttaattttagagggagcaagaggaagaggaacctACAGTCCTTCATAGACAAAGGAGTGACGACCTTCTCCAATCATTCTACCAACCCAAACCTCGCTCGAATCGATGAGCAAGCTCTCATAGATCTCAACCACGTCGTCACCAACTTCATCATTGCCGTTGCCGTGGCTGTCGCAGGCATCACTACCATCGCCGGCGTCATCGTTCTTGAATCCGAAGAGAGCTCGGCGGATGTTATCAAGGGAGAGGTTAAAAAGCTCCTGTTGAGACGACCCATGTTGCAGCATTGATAAGGGAACCAGTTCACTGGGGAGTTGCTCCATAGTTACCTTGCtttggagagaaaaaaaggtaaaaatggTGGCTGTTTTGGAAATGAGAGCGACTTATATAGTATAGAGATTGAATTGAGGGAACTAGGGCTTTAATTGGGATTTGTTAACATGACTTCGAAAGCACAGTAGTGTTAATATCATTTTAATTATAGTTATAATTGGGATTTGTTAATCCGGGTAAGCTCTACAAAAACTTTCCCGAAAATAATCGGACGTGCGATGTCATTGCTATTGTCATTACTCTATAGAATGGGCTTAAACTTAAGGATCTGTTTTGCCATATTAAGACGAATAGGTTTGAAGTAAGGGTCGAATTTGGAAAGGTCGTAAATGGGATTGGGAGGGAAGCGAGAGAATGCAAAGTTAAGGCATCTCGTTTTGCATCATGCATAATTAGGAAAtcattaaagctcaattaattATATGGATAATTTCGAATAAGGATATAAAGTGATGCCATTTTCTCCACCCAAGTAAAAGGCTGGATCTTGTCCTAAATAATGTTACAAAATGGCCAGCTTAAGTCTTAACTAAGATTTCATCCAAAAAACAGAAAGTCTTAAATAAGGCCCCGCACTCATCCATCAACCAAATTTCCATGATCGACGAGCCCGTGCACCTCATGACGGTGCGTGGACTTGCCAACCAGCAAAGAGTTGGCCGACCCAACTTCATCAACTCGACatcaaatttgttttttgttttaactaggaaaaatgacacaaacgaTCCCTAAACTTTGGCTTAATATATAATGTAGTCcctatacttttaatttattcaatgtagtctttGAACTTTAGCCCAATGTACAATGTGAACccatcttttaatttgtttaatattgttcctaaacttttggtatatgttcAACTTAGTCCTTTAACTATAtggaaatgttcaatattgtctCCAAGTCCCTGAACTATGTAGAAACGTTCAATATTATCTCccaactttatttaatgaaaggataacattgaatatttttatatagttcatggactaaattgaacatatataaaaaatttagaaatcatattacacaaataaaaagtttagggatcacattgaacaaatcaaaagttcatgaaccacaTTAAATATTAGGCCAAAGTTCATGGATTCTGTGTCTCATTATGcctttgaattattattttgtttgatcATGTATTTTTCGCAATAGCTAAAGTTGATTATTagaagatatatttacaatagATGGTTAGGG
This region of Eucalyptus grandis isolate ANBG69807.140 chromosome 8, ASM1654582v1, whole genome shotgun sequence genomic DNA includes:
- the LOC104416470 gene encoding serine/threonine/tyrosine-protein kinase HT1-like, with translation MEQLPSELVPLSMLQHGSSQQELFNLSLDNIRRALFGFKNDDAGDGSDACDSHGNGNDEVGDDVVEIYESLLIDSSEVWVGRMIGEGRHSFVYEGLYDSKSVAVKIIRPYGESMTYQDYKERFKREVMLLSRATHQNIVKFVGASVQPLMMIVTELMRDGNLQKHLSSIRPQVLDLKLSIGFALDIAGAMEYLHANNIIHRDLKPSNLLLTEDKKHLKLADFGLAREEVTAEMTGEMGTYRWMAPELYSIEPCPRGTRRHYDHKADVFSFSLILWELLTNETPFHGRTTILAAYDACRNIRPSLESIPQEIVPLLESCWAQDPRLRPEFTEVTGFLLGVLDKLASKAEAEAEAEAEAEAEAEAELAKEAAEDKGPEDNEQVMIVAEPKEGHKRKKSSFLPSVRGCFYYACTCKAAK